A DNA window from Selenomonas sp. oral taxon 126 contains the following coding sequences:
- a CDS encoding YecA family protein, whose amino-acid sequence MMTENIGEGQEPVPFPEMYDRRELNALYREIPLKDNTSRLLRKYFNAMANLYGIITLRDALAVIRRFSPRTVTDEEFLAFAEIARHECEGYWILGRHELFADVAEGDVMDHEIISLLMFGAEDAPYFKTMEQQMGKPLYIPPDKASLLAYAEPFYVEKTAEYAALVDFIEEHMPVDWMRYEREVVLDEIFDLLRVDVDLNALISLLDEMGIRFTGENDIEQFTKLWMNYVNNARLFANRGYTPRELLAMRPNRYEQLQTASIGPRMRAALARGDMTVEELREQFMTVDLPHENVRKAFLDELDAVVAELAAQKKSAKVGRNDPCPCGSGKKYKKCCGR is encoded by the coding sequence ATGATGACAGAGAATATTGGCGAAGGGCAGGAGCCGGTGCCGTTTCCTGAGATGTATGACCGGCGGGAGCTGAATGCGCTGTACCGTGAAATCCCACTCAAGGACAATACATCCCGTCTCCTGCGGAAGTATTTTAACGCGATGGCAAATCTCTACGGCATTATCACGCTGCGCGACGCGCTGGCGGTGATTCGCCGATTCAGCCCGCGAACGGTTACGGATGAAGAATTCTTGGCATTTGCCGAGATTGCGCGGCATGAGTGCGAGGGCTACTGGATTTTGGGACGCCACGAACTTTTTGCTGATGTGGCTGAGGGGGACGTGATGGATCACGAGATCATCAGCCTCCTGATGTTTGGTGCAGAGGATGCTCCCTATTTCAAAACGATGGAGCAGCAGATGGGAAAGCCGCTCTATATTCCGCCTGACAAGGCGTCTCTGCTTGCGTATGCGGAGCCTTTCTATGTGGAAAAGACGGCGGAATATGCGGCGCTTGTCGACTTCATCGAGGAGCATATGCCCGTCGACTGGATGAGATACGAACGCGAAGTTGTGCTGGATGAGATTTTTGATCTGCTGCGCGTGGATGTGGATTTGAACGCGCTCATCAGTCTGTTGGATGAGATGGGGATTCGGTTCACAGGTGAGAACGACATCGAGCAGTTTACGAAGCTCTGGATGAATTATGTGAACAACGCACGTCTCTTTGCCAATCGTGGATATACGCCGCGCGAGCTCTTGGCAATGCGCCCGAATCGCTACGAGCAGCTGCAGACGGCGTCGATCGGACCTCGTATGCGCGCGGCGCTTGCGCGTGGTGACATGACGGTGGAGGAGCTGCGCGAGCAGTTCATGACGGTGGATCTTCCGCATGAAAATGTGCGCAAGGCGTTTCTGGATGAGCTGGATGCAGTTGTGGCGGAGCTTGCCGCACAGAAAAAGAGCGCGAAGGTCGGACGCAACGATCCCTGCCCCTGCGGCAGTGGGAAAAAATATAAGAAATGCTGCGGGCGATGA
- a CDS encoding iron chelate uptake ABC transporter family permease subunit: MGQYARMMAAGSVLAVLFFVLSLSVGRFYVPFDQVVAILASNFIELPITWDASMYNVVMVIRLPRVLGDILVGVALAVSGTAYQGVFRNDLVSPDLLGVSQGASVGACLAILAHLTLGGTAAAAFLGGIAAVTMTLMLPKLVQSRSRIVLVLCGIIVSGFMAAVIGLLKYLLNELFSY, translated from the coding sequence ATGGGGCAGTATGCACGTATGATGGCGGCGGGGAGTGTACTCGCCGTGCTGTTTTTCGTCCTCTCGCTTTCAGTGGGACGGTTCTATGTGCCGTTCGATCAGGTGGTGGCAATTCTCGCATCGAATTTTATCGAACTTCCGATCACGTGGGATGCGTCGATGTACAACGTCGTCATGGTGATCCGTCTGCCGCGCGTGCTCGGCGACATTCTCGTCGGCGTTGCGCTCGCGGTGTCGGGCACGGCGTATCAGGGGGTCTTCCGCAACGATCTCGTCTCGCCCGATCTGCTTGGTGTCTCGCAGGGCGCGAGCGTGGGTGCGTGCCTTGCGATTCTCGCACATCTGACGCTCGGCGGGACGGCTGCCGCGGCATTTCTCGGCGGCATCGCGGCGGTTACGATGACACTCATGCTGCCGAAGCTCGTGCAGAGCCGCTCGCGCATCGTGCTCGTCCTCTGTGGCATCATTGTGTCGGGCTTTATGGCGGCGGTGATCGGTCTGCTGAAATACCTTCTAAACGAATTGTTTTCATACTGA
- a CDS encoding EGFR-like transmembrane domain-containing protein: MFLTRCTRTMRTVLAAAMFGVLALTSGCFSGDVNVVINEDGSADLKTTLMSVPMLAEVVEQSKTSALARNPEAQIAPVSKEGMSGYEITEHYATIDKLAENDFFKANEGKNTGITVNKSLFYTDYNFDLLFEGSQNGGGAGAFASNITFTYQMTLPSAPTSSNADRTENDGTLLTWNLGKTLVTGESSKIEVAFRIWNKTAIIGTVVLVIVLIGAGAFFFMRRRKEEEPQQLVEDAPIEVKAEEKQ; the protein is encoded by the coding sequence ATGTTTCTGACACGATGCACACGCACGATGCGCACCGTCCTCGCGGCAGCGATGTTCGGCGTACTCGCACTCACGAGCGGCTGTTTCAGCGGCGATGTGAACGTCGTCATCAACGAGGACGGCAGTGCCGATCTCAAGACGACCCTCATGAGCGTTCCCATGCTCGCGGAGGTGGTCGAGCAGAGCAAGACGAGCGCACTCGCGCGCAATCCCGAGGCGCAGATTGCTCCCGTCTCGAAGGAGGGCATGTCGGGCTACGAGATCACGGAGCACTACGCGACGATTGACAAGCTCGCGGAGAACGACTTCTTCAAAGCGAACGAGGGCAAGAACACGGGCATCACCGTGAACAAGAGCCTGTTCTACACGGACTACAACTTTGACCTGCTCTTTGAGGGCAGCCAGAACGGCGGCGGCGCAGGCGCATTCGCGAGCAACATCACGTTCACGTATCAGATGACCCTGCCGTCCGCACCCACGAGCTCAAATGCCGACCGCACGGAGAACGACGGCACGCTGCTCACGTGGAACCTCGGCAAGACGCTCGTGACGGGCGAGTCGTCGAAGATCGAGGTCGCGTTCCGCATCTGGAACAAGACGGCAATCATCGGCACCGTCGTCCTCGTCATCGTCCTCATCGGCGCGGGCGCATTCTTCTTCATGCGCCGCAGGAAAGAGGAGGAGCCGCAGCAGCTCGTCGAGGATGCCCCGATCGAGGTCAAAGCAGAAGAGAAACAGTAA
- the rpoB gene encoding DNA-directed RNA polymerase subunit beta, whose translation MFNPVSVGRRTRYSYARIKEVMEMPHLLDIQRTSYQWFLEVGLAEIFRDISPIQDFSGNLILSFESFALGEPKYDLDECKERDVTYAAPLRVNVRLVNRETGEIKEQEVFMGDFPLMTDTGTFIINGAERVIVSQLVRSPGTYYGVEIDTTGKELFNATMIPNRGAWIELETDANDIVSVRIDRTRKMPVTYLIRALGYETDAEIRALFGDDSRILATIERDTDEVKTRSKAVIEIYRRLRPGEPANEDNARTLLETLFFDPRRYDLATVGRYKLTKKLGWRRRLLGKVLANPVVDKESGEIIFPKGERITSEMVDAVSLEREMALFGEGEIVAFDVQKADGEIYRMLCAPTRDYQFRTITREDVMAAISYLLGLMDGFGNTDDIDHLGNRRVRAVGELLQNQFRIGLSRMERVVRERMSIQETESITPQGLINIRPVVAAVKEFFGSSQLSQFMDQHNPLSELTHKRRLSALGPGGLSRERAGFEVRDVHNSHYGRMCPVESPEGPNIGLIGSLANYARVNQFGFMETPYRRVDKENRRVTEDVRYLTADEEDELIIAQANEPLDDSEFFVNERVTARFHEETGLHHRDRVDYMDVSPRQVFSIATAMIPFLENDDANRALMGANMQRQAVPLLKTQAPLVGTGMEYKAACDSGVMVLAKHSGEVTEVTANAITVRTDEGAFDNYKLQKFVRSNQATCINQKPLVYVGDRVAEGQPIADGPSTDNGELALGYNIIVAYMPWEGYNYEDAILLSENLVKRDLYTSIHIEEYECDARDTKLGPEEITRDIPNVAEDALKDLDEDGIVSIGADVRPGDILVGKVTPKGETELTAEERLLRAIFGEKAREVRDTSLRVPHGEAGKIIDVKIFTRENNDELPPGVNRLVRVYIAQKRKISVGDKMSGRHGNKGVVSRIMRQEDMPFLPDGTPVDIVLNPLGVPSRMNIGQVLETHLGMACRVLGQRIKADDPTVEGDLRAAGYNFDANGMPIPDVAGIHIATPVFDGASDDDVFGTIRAAGLPDDGKTVLYDGRTGEPFENRVTVGCVYMLKLHHLVDDKIHARSTGPYSLVTQQPLGGKAQFGGQRFGEMEVWALEAYGAAYTLQEILTVKSDDVVGRVKAYESIVKGDNIPEPGVPESFKVLIKELQAIGLDIKVLNEDAKEIAIRDEEDEDIGEKARSLELDVEGVDETGAPPPPADSYEEEEGAEEDVSDEDIIAHIDSEEPVDDMDSLMRGGLDDIDMPNEDI comes from the coding sequence ATGTTCAATCCTGTGTCGGTCGGCCGTCGCACCCGGTACAGCTACGCGCGCATCAAGGAAGTCATGGAGATGCCGCATCTCCTCGACATCCAGCGCACGAGCTACCAGTGGTTTCTTGAGGTGGGGCTCGCGGAGATCTTCCGCGATATCTCGCCTATTCAGGATTTCTCGGGGAATCTCATCCTTTCCTTTGAATCGTTTGCGCTCGGTGAGCCGAAGTACGATCTCGACGAGTGCAAGGAGCGCGATGTCACCTATGCTGCGCCCCTGCGCGTGAACGTGCGCCTCGTGAACCGTGAGACGGGCGAGATCAAGGAGCAGGAGGTCTTCATGGGCGATTTCCCGCTCATGACGGATACAGGCACGTTCATCATCAACGGTGCGGAGCGCGTCATCGTCAGCCAGCTCGTCCGCTCGCCCGGCACCTACTACGGTGTCGAGATCGACACGACGGGCAAGGAGCTGTTCAACGCGACGATGATCCCGAACCGCGGCGCGTGGATCGAGCTCGAGACGGATGCAAATGACATCGTGTCCGTGCGCATTGACCGCACGCGCAAGATGCCCGTGACCTATCTCATCCGGGCGCTCGGCTACGAGACGGATGCGGAGATTCGTGCGCTCTTCGGCGACGACTCGCGCATCCTCGCGACGATTGAGCGCGATACGGACGAGGTCAAGACGCGCAGCAAGGCGGTCATCGAGATCTACCGCCGCCTGCGTCCGGGCGAGCCCGCGAACGAGGACAATGCGCGGACGCTGCTCGAGACGCTGTTCTTCGACCCGCGCCGCTACGATCTGGCGACGGTTGGACGCTATAAACTGACAAAGAAGCTCGGCTGGCGCCGCCGTCTGCTCGGCAAGGTGCTTGCAAATCCTGTCGTTGACAAGGAGTCGGGCGAGATCATCTTCCCGAAGGGGGAGCGCATCACATCGGAGATGGTGGATGCCGTCAGCCTCGAGCGTGAGATGGCGCTCTTTGGCGAGGGCGAGATCGTCGCCTTTGATGTGCAGAAGGCGGACGGCGAGATCTACCGCATGCTCTGCGCGCCGACACGTGACTATCAGTTCCGCACGATCACGCGCGAGGATGTCATGGCGGCGATCAGCTATCTGCTCGGCCTCATGGACGGCTTCGGCAACACGGACGATATCGACCATCTCGGCAACCGCCGCGTGCGTGCGGTCGGGGAGCTGCTGCAGAATCAGTTCCGCATCGGCCTCTCGCGCATGGAGCGCGTTGTGCGTGAGCGCATGTCGATCCAGGAGACGGAGAGCATCACGCCGCAGGGGCTCATCAACATCCGCCCGGTGGTTGCGGCGGTGAAGGAGTTCTTCGGCTCCTCGCAGCTCTCGCAGTTTATGGATCAACATAATCCTCTTTCGGAGCTGACGCACAAGCGCCGTCTCTCGGCACTCGGCCCCGGTGGTCTCTCGCGTGAGCGCGCGGGCTTCGAGGTGCGCGACGTGCACAACTCGCACTACGGGCGCATGTGTCCCGTCGAGTCCCCCGAAGGTCCGAACATCGGCCTCATCGGCTCGCTTGCGAACTATGCGCGCGTGAACCAGTTCGGCTTTATGGAGACGCCGTACCGCCGCGTGGACAAGGAGAACCGTCGCGTGACGGAGGATGTGCGCTATCTGACGGCGGACGAGGAGGACGAGCTCATCATCGCACAGGCGAACGAGCCGCTCGATGACAGCGAGTTCTTCGTCAACGAGCGCGTCACGGCGCGTTTCCACGAGGAGACGGGTCTGCACCACCGCGACCGCGTCGACTATATGGACGTGTCGCCGCGACAGGTGTTCTCGATTGCAACGGCGATGATCCCGTTCCTCGAGAACGACGATGCGAACCGTGCGCTCATGGGCGCGAACATGCAGCGTCAGGCTGTTCCTCTGCTCAAGACGCAGGCACCGCTCGTCGGCACGGGCATGGAGTACAAGGCGGCGTGTGACTCGGGCGTCATGGTGCTCGCGAAGCACAGCGGCGAGGTCACGGAAGTTACGGCGAATGCGATCACCGTCCGCACGGACGAGGGCGCATTTGACAACTATAAATTGCAGAAATTTGTCCGCTCGAACCAGGCGACCTGCATCAATCAGAAGCCGCTGGTCTATGTGGGCGACCGCGTGGCGGAGGGGCAGCCCATCGCCGACGGCCCGTCGACGGACAATGGCGAGCTCGCACTCGGCTACAACATCATCGTTGCCTATATGCCGTGGGAAGGCTACAACTACGAGGACGCAATCCTGCTGAGCGAAAATCTCGTGAAGCGCGACCTCTATACCTCGATCCACATCGAGGAGTACGAGTGCGATGCGCGCGATACGAAGCTCGGCCCCGAGGAGATCACGCGCGACATCCCGAACGTTGCGGAGGACGCGCTCAAGGATCTCGACGAGGACGGCATTGTGTCCATCGGCGCAGATGTGCGTCCCGGCGACATCCTCGTCGGCAAGGTCACGCCGAAGGGCGAAACGGAGCTGACGGCGGAGGAGCGCCTCCTGCGCGCGATCTTCGGCGAGAAGGCGCGCGAGGTGCGCGATACATCGCTGCGCGTGCCGCACGGCGAGGCGGGCAAGATCATCGATGTGAAGATCTTTACCCGCGAGAACAATGACGAACTGCCGCCGGGGGTCAACCGCCTCGTGCGCGTCTACATCGCGCAGAAGCGCAAGATCTCGGTCGGCGACAAGATGTCCGGCCGTCACGGCAACAAGGGTGTCGTCTCGCGCATCATGCGCCAGGAGGATATGCCCTTCCTGCCCGACGGCACACCCGTCGACATCGTGCTGAACCCGCTCGGCGTGCCGTCCCGTATGAACATCGGGCAGGTCTTGGAGACCCATCTCGGCATGGCGTGCCGCGTGCTCGGCCAGCGCATCAAGGCGGACGACCCGACGGTGGAGGGAGACCTGCGCGCGGCGGGCTACAATTTTGATGCAAATGGGATGCCCATCCCCGATGTGGCGGGCATTCACATTGCGACCCCCGTCTTTGACGGCGCGAGCGATGATGACGTGTTCGGTACGATTCGTGCGGCGGGGCTGCCCGATGACGGCAAGACGGTGCTCTATGACGGACGCACGGGCGAGCCGTTCGAGAACCGCGTCACGGTCGGCTGCGTCTATATGCTGAAGCTGCATCACCTTGTCGATGACAAGATTCACGCACGCTCCACAGGGCCGTACTCGCTCGTCACGCAGCAGCCGCTCGGCGGCAAGGCGCAGTTCGGCGGACAGCGCTTCGGCGAGATGGAGGTCTGGGCGCTCGAGGCATACGGTGCGGCGTACACCCTACAGGAAATCCTGACGGTGAAGTCCGACGATGTGGTCGGGCGTGTCAAGGCGTACGAATCCATCGTCAAGGGCGACAATATCCCCGAGCCCGGCGTTCCCGAGTCCTTTAAGGTGCTCATCAAGGAGCTGCAGGCGATCGGTCTCGACATCAAGGTGCTCAACGAGGACGCGAAGGAAATCGCGATCCGCGATGAGGAGGACGAGGACATCGGGGAGAAGGCGCGCTCGCTTGAGCTCGATGTCGAGGGTGTCGATGAGACCGGCGCACCGCCGCCGCCCGCAGACTCCTATGAGGAGGAAGAGGGCGCAGAGGAGGATGTCTCCGACGAGGACATCATTGCGCATATCGACAGCGAGGAGCCGGTCGATGATATGGATTCCCTGATGCGCGGCGGACTCGACGATATCGACATGCCAAACGAGGACATTTAA
- a CDS encoding Rpn family recombination-promoting nuclease/putative transposase, producing the protein MEKEWEKRALEEWERLSIQDNFIFQRVMQNVKLCKWLLERILRIQIREIRYPDTEKTIDVRLDSKAVRLDVYVADEAGTVYNIEMQTTKGRDGELPKRARYYQAMIDMDLLGKGVYYDDLRQTYIIFICTFDLFGLDERIYTFRSRCMEQGDLELGDGTTKIFLNAKGLRGSVDEELADFLHYVDGKEARRTFAQEMAREVARVKRQDETRREFMTLYMEYQKQRRAGVEEGIAQGRELGIAQMAKKLLRAGMTIPAVAQMAEMPEEAIRRIAEEDGIPAS; encoded by the coding sequence GTGGAGAAAGAATGGGAAAAGCGTGCGTTGGAGGAGTGGGAGCGCCTGTCCATTCAGGACAACTTCATCTTTCAGCGCGTTATGCAGAATGTGAAACTCTGCAAATGGCTTTTAGAACGCATTTTGAGAATTCAGATTCGAGAGATTCGCTATCCAGACACAGAAAAGACGATTGACGTACGCCTTGACAGCAAGGCGGTGCGTCTCGATGTCTACGTTGCAGACGAGGCGGGCACGGTTTATAACATAGAGATGCAGACCACAAAGGGACGTGATGGGGAACTCCCGAAGCGAGCACGCTACTATCAGGCGATGATCGATATGGATCTGCTCGGCAAAGGGGTATACTACGATGACCTACGGCAAACGTATATCATCTTCATTTGCACCTTTGACCTCTTTGGTCTGGATGAACGCATCTATACATTCCGCAGCCGATGTATGGAACAGGGGGATTTGGAGCTTGGAGACGGCACGACGAAGATCTTCCTGAATGCAAAGGGTCTGCGCGGCAGTGTCGATGAAGAGCTGGCGGATTTTTTACACTATGTTGACGGCAAGGAGGCGCGGAGAACGTTCGCGCAGGAAATGGCACGCGAGGTTGCGCGTGTCAAGCGGCAGGATGAAACGAGGCGGGAATTCATGACGCTCTATATGGAATATCAGAAACAGCGCCGTGCAGGTGTGGAGGAGGGAATCGCACAGGGACGGGAACTTGGAATTGCCCAGATGGCGAAGAAACTCCTGCGTGCAGGGATGACGATTCCTGCGGTTGCTCAGATGGCGGAGATGCCTGAGGAGGCAATTCGGAGAATCGCCGAGGAGGATGGGATTCCTGCTTCATAA